From the genome of Populus alba chromosome 10, ASM523922v2, whole genome shotgun sequence, one region includes:
- the LOC118043050 gene encoding LOW QUALITY PROTEIN: uncharacterized protein (The sequence of the model RefSeq protein was modified relative to this genomic sequence to represent the inferred CDS: substituted 2 bases at 2 genomic stop codons) yields MVFCSRRVLILLICIGFIAVQPHKLYGLTSVEVILRHDRKAHGTLPHSQRSLKDVDMQGMDTKTSAQANKRFDPSQTSKRRARRGSDPIHNRSXYIXRDVYRKAIRENVHRASIISVLQIEIIINLQRTRHR; encoded by the exons ATGGTTTTTTGTTCTCGTAGAGTGCTTATCCTTCTTATATGTATTGGGTTCATAGCAGTTCAACCTCATAAACTTTATGGCTTGACGAGTGTAGAGGTGATCCTCAGACACGACCGAAAAGCTCACGGGACACTGCCTCACAGCCAACGTAGCCTCAAGGATGTCGACATGCAGGGGATGGACACAAAGACATCAGCCCAAGCAAACAAGAGATTTGATCCAAGTCAAACAAGTAAAAGAAGAGCACGGAGAGGATCAGATCCTATCCACAACAGGTCTTGATATATTTGA AGAGATGTGTATAGAAAAGCTATTAGAGAAAATGTTCACAGAGCCAGTATCATCTCTGTGCTACAAATTGAGATCATAATCAACCTCCAAAGAACACGGCATAGATGA